From one Triticum aestivum cultivar Chinese Spring chromosome 4B, IWGSC CS RefSeq v2.1, whole genome shotgun sequence genomic stretch:
- the LOC123092203 gene encoding macro domain-containing protein VPA0103, with protein sequence MSRAATRIFPTPSLLPLPLSKWLRRRRPSICPARRTFAMAASGFGGGEAFRLSAAAGAGALKLHKGDITLWSVDGATDAIVNAANERMLGGGGVDGAIHQAAGPQLVQACREVPEVKPGVRCPTGEARITPAFELPVSCVIHTVGPIYDMDRKPEVSLKNAYENSLKVAKENGIQYVAFPAISCGIFRYPPKEASNIAISAAQQFSGDIKEVHFVLFSDELYNVWRGTAQEMLTQFEK encoded by the exons ATGTCGCGTGCGGCCACCAGAATATTCCCGACGCCGTCGTTGCTCCCACTTCCACTTTCCAAGTGGCTGCGTAGGCGGCGGCCAAGCATCTGCCCAGCGAGGAGAACCTTCGCGATGGCGGCGTCCGGATTCGGAGGCGGCGAGGCGTTCCGGCTGTCGGCTGCGGCGGGGGCCGGCGCGCTGAAGCTGCACAAGGGCGACATCACCCTCTGGTCCGTCGACGGCGCCACCGACGCTATC GTCAATGCTGCTAATGAACGAATGCTAGGAGGGGGAGGTGTTGATGGAG CTATACATCAAGCTGCTGGACCACAGCTTGTACAAGCATGCCGTGAAGTTCCAGAGGTTAAACCTGGAGTCCGTTGCCCTACTGGAGAAGCTAGAATTACTCC AGCTTTTGAGCTTCCCGTGTCCTGTGTGATCCATACAGTTGGGCCCATATATGATATGGACAGGAAGCCTGAGGTGTCACTAAAGAATGCATACGA AAATAGCTTAAAGGTTGCTAAAGAGAATGGCATTCAGTACGTTGCATTCCCTGCTATATCTTGTGGTATTTTCCG TTACCCTCCAAAGGAAGCATCAAACATAGCTATTTCAGCTGCTCAACAATTTTCAGGGGATATTAAAGAG GTGCATTTTGTTCTGTTCTCGGATGAGCTCTACAACGTTTGGCGTGGGACTGCCCAGGAGATGCTGACGCAATTTGAGAAATGA